One stretch of Diorhabda carinulata isolate Delta chromosome 5, icDioCari1.1, whole genome shotgun sequence DNA includes these proteins:
- the LOC130894287 gene encoding procathepsin L-like gives MNIRFRVLSIFCLYTFVYGASVEEDWHKFKEEYGKQYKKSEEEHFFENFKKNLLEIENHNKLFQQGLTTYKKGITRFADLSGEEFIEKYMLFEAPLKKYEDFINKTSNSTKYFNWKDKGAVTVVKNQDICGACWLYSAVGVVEGHYFRKNNKSVTLSEQNIVDCFPGDTCRGGYPPNTIIYLMHNGINTAEDYPNKVLRGSCRYDKSKKVKLNITDYNVDSLSEREITEVLKNYGPVTIAIYANKNWRLYESGVWFEKECSEHPNHAVLLVGYGTENGHDYWLIKNSYGKGWGLAGYIKMARNAGRNYCGLEEFIMYIK, from the exons atgaatattcgATTTCgggttttatcaattttttgtcttTACACGTTTGTCTACGGGGCTTCAGTAGAAGAGGACTGGCATAAATTCAAG gaagaatatggaaaacaatataagaaatcGGAAGAGgaacacttttttgaaaatttcaagaaaaatctaCTAGAAATAGAAAATCACAATAAACTTTTCCAACAAGGGTTAACTACGTATAAAAAAGGAATAACAAGATTTGCAGATTTATCGGGAGAAGAATTTATAGAGAAATATATGTTATTTGAAGCTCCTCTGAAGAAATATGAAgactttattaataaaacttcCAATTCtaccaaatatttcaattggaaAGATAAAGGAGCTGTAACTGTAGTGAAAAATCAGGATATTTGTGGAGCTTGTTGGCTTTACAGTGCT GTTGGCGTAGTCGAGGGACactatttcagaaaaaataacaaatcagTAACCTTAAGCGAACAAAATATTGTCGATTGTTTCCCGGGAGATACTTGTCGTGGGGGATATCCACCAAATACGATAATATATCTCATGCATAATGGTATAAACACTGCTGAAGATTATCCGAATAAAG tACTACGTGGATCTTGCAGATATGACAAATCGAAAAAAGTTAAATTGAACATAACAGATTACAATGTCGATTCACTATCCGAACGAGAAATTAcagaagttttgaaaaattatggacCAGTAACCATAGCCATTTATGCCAACAAAAATTGGAGGTTATACGAAAGCGGAGTATGGTTCGAAAAAGAATGTTCAGAACATCCCAATCATGCCGTTTTATTAGTGGGATATGGTACAGAAAACGGTCATGATTACTGgttgataaaaaattcttaCGGTAAAGGGTGGGGTTTAGCAGGATATATAAAAATGGCAAGGAATGCTGGTCGTAATTATTGTGGTTTAGAAGAGTTTATAATGTATATTAAGTAA